Proteins found in one Takifugu flavidus isolate HTHZ2018 chromosome 7, ASM371156v2, whole genome shotgun sequence genomic segment:
- the lamp3 gene encoding lysosome-associated membrane glycoprotein 3: MSDGLHLDLHRKYLLFYLLAGAFLHCDRQFSDLRGGGLLPAFHSLLPVCGAQRRSSVSQKRARLQQTQDLHIHRSHFSTFFFTMMFRSHQAGWRLLLLAAFIPGVNLQRNNSSELPSEAKIFRPVLQPSESVPPIGTYMLNSLKGSPCIKVTMGVEYIITEQKTWYFNLDSSRVRVSGYCGNQAAVLSITMPDNAASLQFTFTKEKKVFFVTKLTAHLSPMPVCKKCANKTYSGLVAHDKMFKTANGKSFKCKSENQLLMSSLLQVKLVPLQIQAFTLDKGQYGKEVECWADYNKRIIPIVIGAVVVGLLLIAALTYLFLRDSRSQGYESL, translated from the exons ATGAGTGATGGACTACATCTGGATTTGCACAGAAAAtaccttttattttatcttctggCTG GAGCTTTTCTTCACTGCGACCGCCAGTTTTCAGATCTGAGAGGCGGTGGGCTTCTCCCCGCCTTTCATTCtttacttcctgtgtgtggTGCACAGAGGCGCTCTTCAGTTTCACAGAAACGAGCCAGACTGCAGCAGACACAAGATCTTCACATCCATCGGTCtcatttttccacctttttcttCACCATGATGTTCAGGAGTCACCAGGCTGGATGGCGTCTTCTCCTCCTGGCTGCTTTTATTCCAG gtgtgaaccTCCAGAGAAACAACAGCTCTGAGCTGCCCTCCGAGGCCAAGATCTTCCGTCCCGTCCTGCAGCCCTCCGAGTCCGTCCCTCCTATAG GAACCTACATGCTGAACTCTCTGAAAGGGAGTCCTTGCATCAAAGTTACCATGGGAGTGGAGTACATCATCACCGAACAGAAg aCTTGGTACTTTAACTTGGAcagcagcagggtcagggtcagcggTTACTGTGGCAACCAAGCCGCTGTTCTCTCCATCACAATGCCGGACAATGCTGCCAGTCTGCAGTTCACCTTCACaaag GAAAAGAAAGTTTTCTTTGTCACCAAGCTGACTGCTCATCTGTCTCCCATGCCTGTCTGCAAAAAGTGCGCCA ATAAGACTTACTCAGGTTTGGTGGCCCACGACAAGATGTTCAAGACAGCCAACGGAAAGAGCTTCAAGTGCAAGTCTGAGAATCAGCTTCTGATGTCgtcgctgctgcaggtcaagcTGGTTCCTCTGCAGATCCAGGCTTTCACCCTGGACAAAGGACAGTATGGGAAAG AAGTGGAGTGTTGGGCCGACTATAACAAGCGGATCATTCCCATTGTCATCGGGGCCGTGGTGGTGGGTCTCCTTCTGATCGCCGCCCTGACGTATCTGTTCCTCAGAGACAGTCGCAGCCAAGGATACGAGAGCCTCTGA
- the kng1 gene encoding kininogen-1 yields MRSGLGLCVLGLLCLSSSVRAQEPVKVSCDDPSVEKAVSSAVEKFNEKLTTGNKLALFQIRSASKTGSGADAVYSLQFTSRRSDCPAGGIKPWTDCDYLPRQKSPVPCSAIVHVTATEVNTRHVECQIDGHFTPEKAPCLGCEMEIDENSEDLKSPLSVSITKYNSMSNSLHLFTLNSVGYATRQVVAGFRFKIRFDMKKTTCAKSQHSDLSDLCVPDDQNMEFANCNSTVDVAPWRHELPQVQMECEEGMLIMPLIKRRPPGWTPLRKVEQPGSAAKEESSEEDTAAAKPSASPVVDVVPDDPLHCPSKPWKVFNPPSPVAPTDANMTADSPVLSDTDLLA; encoded by the exons ATGAGGAGCGGACTGGGGCTGTGTGTCCTGGGCCTGCTGTGCCTCAGCAGCTCAGTCAGGGCACAG gaaccAGTGAAGGTCTCCTGTGACGACCCGTCCGTGGAGAAGGCCGTCAGCAGCGCTGTGGAGAAGTTCAATGAGAAGCTGACCACAGGAAACAAGCTGGCACTCTTTCAGATACGATCGGCCAGCAAG ACAGGATCTGGCGCCGACGCGGTGTATTCACTGCAGTTCACCAGCAGGAGGAGTGactgcccagcagggggcattAAACCCTGGACGGACTGTGACTACCTGCCCAGACAAAAG AGCCCAGTTCCATGCAGCGCCATCGTCCACGTGACAGCCACTGAAGTGAACACAAGACACGTGGAATGTCAGATTG ATGGTCACTTCACCCCAGAGAAGGCTCCCTGCCTGGGCTGTGAGATGGAGATCGATGAGAACTCCGAGGACCTGAAGagtcctctgtctgtctccatcaCCAAGTACAACTCCATGTCCAACTCGCTTCACCTGTTTACCCTGAACAGTGTGGGCTACGCCACCAGACAG GTGGTGGCAGGTTTCAGGTTCAAGATAAGATTTGACATGAAGAAGACCACATGTGCCAAAAGTCAACACAGTGATCTGAGTGATCTCTGTGTCCCCGATGACCAGAATATG gaattTGCCAACTGTAACTCCACAGTGGATGTAGCACCCTGGAGACACGAGCTCCCCCAGGTCCAAATGGAGTGTGAAGAAGGGATGTTAATCATG CCTTTAATCAAGCGTCGGCCGCCAGGCTGGACTCCGCTCAGGAAAGTCGAACAACCAGGCTCAGCGGCCAAGGAGGAATCCTCTGAGGAAGACACCGCAGCAGCCAAACCGTCTGCCTCCCCAGTGGTCGACGTGGTGCCCGACGACCCCCTCCACTGCCCCTCCAAACCCTGGAAAGTCTTTAATCCACCCAGTCCTGTGGCTCCCACTGATGCCAACATGACGGCAGATTCGCCAGTCTTGAGTGACACAGACCTGCTGGCATAA